A window of the Bacteroides thetaiotaomicron VPI-5482 genome harbors these coding sequences:
- a CDS encoding alpha-glucuronidase family glycosyl hydrolase: MEYKLKAFCISALLILLQVNEIFAESGYELWLRYHLIEDVALKRYYQIKNSSIVFTARTQKQLVAKTELYNGLKGLLGFTIQETHDVKDNCLLVGNVESSPLITSLLCAKELDSLGDEGYIIRSLQIEQKKVTVVVAQKDQGLLYAIFHYLKLIQTHQSLDGVSVKEVPQIKYRVLNHWDNLDGTIERGYAGYSLWDWERLPFYRSQRCVDYARANASIGINGTVLNNVNANAKSLRTEWLIKAAGLADSFRPYGIRVFLTARFSAPQEIGNLDTSDPMNPKVKQWWRNKVTEIYEYIPDFGGFLIKANSEGQPGPQDYGRTHAEGANMIAEALQPYGGILFWRAFVYKNERYVDRVVTGYNEFKPLDGQFKENVFLQTKNGPIDFQPREPFHPLFGKMPNTALSLEFQITQENLGHAGHLVYLAPLFEETLQSDVYGDGKGNTVSKILQNYHETCGMSAIAGVSNVGTDLNWTGYLFGQANWHAFGRLAWNPDLTSEKVSEEWVRMTFSNREDVIDSIKRMMLISREAAVNYMMPLGLNHIMNFHTHNGPEPWHDDPLWTAYDYHQVTKDSIGVDRTDKGSRATGQYHKLVGAYFENLKTCPDRYLLWFHRLPWEYKMKSGQTLWNELVNHYYKGVEEVRTMQSIWASLKDVIDGERFTSTENLLQNQEREAVWWRDACLLFFKEYSQMPIPEVYESSRYSLDYYKKIPFPYDWNKTQMFK, translated from the coding sequence ATGGAGTATAAATTAAAAGCTTTTTGTATTAGTGCATTGCTGATTTTATTGCAAGTGAATGAAATATTTGCAGAAAGTGGCTATGAATTGTGGTTACGTTATCACTTAATTGAAGATGTTGCGTTAAAAAGATATTATCAGATAAAAAACAGTTCGATTGTTTTCACTGCAAGAACGCAAAAACAATTGGTGGCAAAAACAGAACTATATAATGGATTGAAAGGACTACTTGGTTTTACTATACAAGAAACGCATGATGTAAAGGATAATTGTTTGTTGGTAGGGAACGTGGAGTCTTCTCCGTTAATAACTTCCCTTCTTTGTGCAAAAGAACTTGATAGTTTGGGAGATGAAGGATATATAATCCGTTCGTTGCAGATTGAGCAAAAAAAAGTGACAGTTGTGGTTGCGCAAAAGGATCAAGGGTTGTTGTATGCAATTTTTCATTATTTGAAATTAATTCAAACACATCAATCATTAGATGGGGTGTCTGTCAAAGAAGTTCCCCAAATTAAATATAGAGTATTGAATCATTGGGATAACTTAGATGGAACAATTGAAAGAGGATATGCAGGTTATTCTTTATGGGATTGGGAACGTTTGCCTTTCTATCGAAGTCAACGATGTGTAGATTATGCGAGGGCAAACGCTTCAATAGGTATTAATGGTACTGTATTGAATAATGTGAATGCAAATGCAAAAAGTTTGCGTACAGAGTGGTTGATAAAAGCTGCAGGGTTGGCTGATTCTTTCCGTCCTTATGGCATTCGGGTATTTCTTACTGCCCGTTTTAGTGCTCCACAGGAAATTGGTAATTTGGATACATCAGACCCAATGAATCCCAAAGTGAAGCAGTGGTGGAGAAATAAAGTAACAGAAATTTATGAATACATTCCGGATTTTGGTGGTTTTTTGATAAAGGCAAATTCGGAAGGGCAACCTGGACCGCAAGATTATGGACGTACTCACGCTGAAGGTGCCAATATGATAGCCGAAGCATTGCAACCTTATGGTGGTATACTGTTTTGGCGTGCTTTTGTTTATAAAAATGAGCGGTATGTCGACCGGGTTGTTACTGGATATAATGAGTTTAAACCTCTTGATGGACAATTTAAAGAAAATGTGTTTTTGCAGACTAAAAATGGACCAATAGATTTTCAGCCACGAGAACCATTTCATCCATTGTTTGGGAAAATGCCCAATACAGCTTTATCTCTTGAATTTCAAATTACACAAGAAAATCTGGGACATGCAGGGCATTTAGTATATTTAGCACCTTTATTTGAGGAGACATTGCAATCGGATGTTTATGGGGATGGAAAAGGAAATACAGTATCGAAGATTCTTCAGAATTATCATGAAACTTGTGGAATGTCTGCAATAGCTGGAGTGTCAAATGTAGGAACTGATTTAAATTGGACGGGATATTTGTTTGGACAGGCTAATTGGCATGCGTTTGGAAGATTGGCTTGGAATCCGGATTTGACAAGCGAAAAAGTGTCAGAGGAATGGGTGCGTATGACATTCTCTAATCGGGAAGATGTAATAGATTCGATAAAAAGAATGATGTTGATTTCACGGGAGGCAGCTGTGAATTATATGATGCCCTTAGGGCTTAATCATATTATGAATTTTCATACACACAATGGTCCGGAGCCATGGCATGATGACCCTTTATGGACGGCTTATGATTATCACCAAGTAACAAAAGATAGTATAGGGGTTGATCGAACAGATAAAGGCAGTAGGGCTACAGGCCAATATCATAAATTGGTTGGAGCATATTTTGAAAATTTAAAAACTTGTCCAGATAGATATTTACTTTGGTTTCATCGTCTTCCTTGGGAATATAAGATGAAATCGGGACAGACATTATGGAATGAGCTTGTTAATCATTATTATAAGGGTGTAGAAGAGGTCAGAACCATGCAGAGTATTTGGGCCTCATTAAAGGACGTAATAGATGGAGAACGATTTACGAGCACGGAGAATTTACTTCAGAACCAAGAGCGTGAGGCTGTTTGGTGGAGAGATGCTTGCTTGCTTTTTTTCAAGGAGTACTCTCAAATGCCTATTCCTGAGGTGTATGAATCGTCTCGTTATTCTTTAGATTATTATAAGAAGATTCCCTTTCCGTATGATTGGAATAAAACACAAATGTTTAAGTAA
- a CDS encoding glycoside hydrolase family 76 protein: MKKVIKKYFFLALAIIMYSCNEDEKYDILERYTPETITSDEIAPVLNLQAQYMDSNSEIVLVTWMNPEDDFLSKVEISCCSANDNLLGEPVLLDAVSTKVGSYQTSLSVEERGYVKIVAINEKGVRSEARTAEILSSQQDFVYRADCLMSSVIELFFGGRYNAWNENYPNATGPYWDGIAAVWGQGAAYSGFVTMYKVTKETNNEKLRAKYAEKEETFLNSIDIFLNNGSGRKSFAYGTYIGPNDERYYDDNVWIGIEMANLYELTGNEVYLQHANTVWNFILEGIDDVTGGGVYWKEGAVSKHTCSTAPAAVMALKLYQLSKNESYLEIAKSLYSYCKDVLQDPNDYLFYDNVRLSDPSDKNSELKVSKDKFTYNSGQPMLAAAMLYRITKEEQFLKDAQNIAQSIYKKWFKNYHSSILDRDIMILSDPNTWFNAVMFRGFVELYKIDKNDVYVKAVKNTMEHAWQSNCRNRLTNLMSDDYAGDKKEGKWNIKTQGAFVEIFSLIGELEQLGCFQE, from the coding sequence ATGAAAAAAGTAATAAAGAAATATTTCTTTTTAGCATTAGCTATTATAATGTATTCGTGTAATGAAGATGAAAAGTATGATATATTAGAAAGATACACTCCTGAAACTATAACATCTGACGAAATAGCTCCTGTGCTTAATTTACAGGCACAATATATGGATAGTAATAGCGAAATAGTACTTGTAACATGGATGAATCCGGAAGATGATTTTTTGTCTAAGGTGGAAATCTCTTGCTGTTCTGCGAATGATAATCTTTTGGGTGAACCTGTGTTGTTGGACGCTGTTTCTACCAAAGTAGGTTCTTATCAGACGTCACTTTCTGTGGAAGAGAGGGGATATGTAAAGATTGTAGCTATTAATGAAAAAGGAGTACGCTCGGAAGCCCGTACAGCAGAGATCCTTTCTTCCCAACAGGATTTTGTATATAGAGCAGATTGTTTGATGTCTTCTGTGATTGAATTATTTTTTGGTGGGAGATATAATGCATGGAATGAGAATTACCCCAATGCTACAGGTCCCTATTGGGATGGCATTGCAGCCGTTTGGGGACAAGGTGCAGCTTATTCCGGATTTGTTACAATGTATAAGGTCACAAAGGAAACTAATAATGAGAAACTAAGAGCAAAATATGCAGAAAAGGAAGAAACTTTTCTAAACTCAATAGACATTTTTTTGAATAATGGTAGTGGACGGAAATCTTTTGCTTATGGTACTTATATTGGGCCGAATGATGAGCGTTATTACGATGATAATGTCTGGATTGGCATCGAAATGGCCAATTTATATGAACTTACAGGGAATGAAGTTTATTTGCAGCATGCAAATACTGTTTGGAACTTTATTTTGGAAGGGATAGATGACGTGACTGGCGGTGGAGTATATTGGAAAGAAGGTGCGGTATCAAAGCATACATGTTCCACTGCCCCGGCAGCTGTAATGGCTCTAAAATTATACCAATTGAGCAAGAATGAATCATATTTGGAAATAGCAAAGAGTTTGTATTCATACTGTAAAGATGTATTACAAGATCCGAATGACTATTTATTTTATGACAATGTTCGCTTAAGTGACCCTTCCGATAAGAATTCGGAGCTTAAAGTATCTAAGGATAAATTCACGTATAATTCGGGACAACCAATGTTAGCTGCTGCTATGTTGTATCGGATTACAAAAGAAGAACAATTTCTGAAAGATGCCCAAAATATAGCACAGTCGATTTATAAAAAATGGTTTAAAAACTATCATTCGTCTATACTTGATAGAGATATAATGATATTAAGCGATCCAAACACTTGGTTTAATGCCGTTATGTTCAGGGGATTCGTAGAGCTATATAAAATAGATAAGAACGATGTTTATGTCAAAGCGGTGAAAAATACCATGGAACATGCTTGGCAAAGCAACTGTAGAAATCGGTTGACTAATCTAATGAGCGACGATTATGCAGGTGATAAGAAAGAAGGTAAGTGGAATATAAAGACACAAGGTGCTTTTGTTGAAATCTTCTCACTTATTGGGGAATTGGAACAACTTGGATGTTTTCAGGAGTAG
- a CDS encoding BT_3044 domain-containing protein — protein MKKYIKVMMAFVLGLLMIGCDEDAMFREELYDKYIYIVSNEEQIHNLLFSLNKDKDMGTVSVACSGTQKIDNDVQVTLEKDKDILGKYNYSNFDINEEKYAKELKNDSYEMPQMNVLLRHDDIDPYATLPIVIKQEALSSLSPDSTYFIPLRIKDVSGFQIKEEKRNVLCRIYTYNEYANTKEATQYTMKGYRIIGDNSSSISGYKNVHPINANSVRMFVANTKFEANEKIIAKNAVTVEVQKDNSIKMYPYIRDTKTLEVHLMTPPNDSEEDFIYQNVYEKKNERFLLYYKYRTRDNENSWWSEWIVVKEATKRLNMQTK, from the coding sequence ATGAAAAAATATATAAAAGTAATGATGGCTTTCGTTTTGGGCCTGTTAATGATAGGGTGTGATGAAGATGCCATGTTTAGAGAAGAATTGTATGATAAATATATTTATATTGTTAGCAATGAAGAACAAATACACAATTTATTATTCTCTTTGAATAAGGATAAGGATATGGGTACTGTTTCTGTAGCGTGCAGTGGTACACAGAAGATAGACAACGATGTCCAAGTTACTCTTGAAAAAGATAAGGACATATTAGGCAAATATAATTATAGCAATTTTGATATTAATGAGGAAAAATATGCAAAAGAACTCAAAAACGATAGCTATGAAATGCCACAAATGAACGTGCTCTTGCGTCACGATGATATTGATCCGTATGCTACATTGCCTATTGTTATAAAGCAGGAAGCTTTGTCCTCACTTTCGCCTGATTCGACTTACTTTATTCCACTGAGAATCAAAGATGTGTCTGGATTTCAGATTAAAGAGGAAAAACGAAATGTCCTATGTCGTATTTATACATATAATGAATATGCCAATACGAAAGAGGCAACCCAATATACAATGAAAGGATATCGTATCATAGGAGATAATTCTTCCTCCATTAGTGGCTATAAAAATGTTCATCCGATAAATGCTAATTCGGTGAGAATGTTCGTTGCGAATACTAAGTTTGAGGCAAATGAAAAAATTATAGCTAAAAATGCTGTGACTGTTGAAGTGCAAAAAGATAATTCGATAAAGATGTATCCTTACATTCGCGATACTAAAACGCTTGAAGTTCATTTGATGACTCCGCCTAATGATAGTGAAGAGGATTTTATTTATCAAAATGTTTATGAAAAGAAGAATGAACGCTTTTTACTATATTATAAATATCGAACAAGAGATAACGAAAATTCTTGGTGGTCGGAATGGATAGTAGTGAAAGAGGCTACTAAGCGATTAAATATGCAAACTAAGTAG
- a CDS encoding RagB/SusD family nutrient uptake outer membrane protein yields the protein MKNKIIIFIQFGMLLCMSSCNFLNVEDEFKDMLSYDSVFANKRNVEKYLWATAANFPDEGKLFQYPYTPGPLASDEAFTTFGSDQFLGMGFVLGEITPDNSGGLGNWGTMYKIIRKTNLIFRRIDEAKDLKTTEKLELLAYTRFMRAYAYYNLLMDFGPLVILGDEVMDNNETIDYYNAHRSTYDESVEYVCGELEAAAVNLPITVPISQFGRPTKGAAYGLIARLRLQHASPLYNGGSVAKTYFGSWKRSVDNAHYISQTENVERWALAAAACARIIDMGLYELHTVKSDINTPKLPQGVSTEPFPAGAGGIDPFRSYSDMFTGETVPQTNPEYIWGRMSSSIVDITRHSFNGDILGGFNGMCVPQKVIDKYKMVDGRSIQNSSSEYPYSEDGMTNTGRMTFSGYTLNTGISNMYANREMRFYASIGFSRRYWMASSTSDTRKKNITVTYDKNGNSGRYSSANVKNDYPSTGYVITKYIHESDAWSGEGAQRVAKGFPIIRYAEILLSYAEALNNLGNTSFTVVLPDDFEYTAYRNLDEIAKSFNRVRYRAGLPGLTNEELEDPVKVQEQIIDERMIEFLFENRRYYDVRRWGIYEEVETEPITGMDIESAEPEYYNRVIVNHSRVRNRVINKKMIFLPISRTEIRRVKDLDQNPGWAN from the coding sequence ATGAAAAATAAAATAATAATATTCATACAGTTTGGCATGCTTCTTTGTATGAGTTCATGTAATTTTCTTAACGTAGAAGATGAGTTTAAAGATATGCTCTCTTATGATTCGGTATTTGCTAATAAAAGAAACGTGGAGAAATATTTATGGGCAACAGCAGCCAATTTTCCGGATGAGGGAAAATTGTTTCAATATCCTTACACTCCAGGTCCGTTAGCTAGCGATGAGGCCTTTACTACATTTGGTAGTGACCAATTTCTAGGTATGGGGTTTGTCTTAGGTGAAATCACTCCTGATAATTCTGGAGGTTTGGGAAATTGGGGAACTATGTATAAGATTATACGAAAAACAAATTTGATATTTCGTAGAATAGATGAAGCGAAAGATCTAAAAACGACAGAAAAGTTAGAACTTCTTGCTTATACACGTTTTATGAGGGCATATGCTTATTATAATTTATTGATGGATTTTGGACCACTTGTCATACTGGGCGATGAAGTCATGGATAATAATGAAACTATAGATTATTATAATGCTCATCGGTCAACTTATGACGAATCGGTAGAGTATGTGTGTGGAGAACTGGAAGCTGCTGCAGTAAATCTTCCGATCACTGTACCTATTAGTCAGTTTGGACGACCGACAAAAGGAGCAGCGTATGGTTTGATTGCACGATTAAGATTGCAACATGCTAGTCCGTTATATAATGGAGGCAGTGTGGCTAAAACGTATTTTGGTTCATGGAAAAGGAGTGTCGACAATGCACATTATATATCGCAAACGGAGAATGTGGAACGATGGGCATTAGCAGCAGCAGCTTGTGCACGAATTATAGATATGGGATTGTATGAACTTCATACAGTAAAAAGTGATATTAATACTCCTAAATTGCCACAAGGTGTGTCAACTGAACCCTTTCCGGCAGGAGCAGGTGGTATAGATCCATTCAGATCTTATTCTGATATGTTTACGGGGGAAACTGTCCCACAAACAAACCCAGAATATATTTGGGGAAGAATGTCTAGTAGTATTGTGGATATAACAAGACATTCTTTTAATGGAGATATTTTAGGAGGTTTCAATGGAATGTGTGTTCCACAAAAAGTGATAGATAAATATAAGATGGTGGATGGACGAAGTATTCAGAATTCGAGTTCTGAATATCCTTATTCTGAAGATGGAATGACTAATACGGGACGAATGACATTCTCAGGGTATACATTGAATACTGGTATTAGCAATATGTATGCTAATCGTGAAATGCGTTTTTATGCTTCTATAGGTTTTTCAAGACGTTATTGGATGGCTAGTTCTACAAGCGATACAAGAAAGAAAAATATAACTGTCACGTATGATAAAAATGGTAATTCAGGTAGATACAGTAGTGCTAATGTGAAGAATGACTATCCGAGCACAGGTTATGTGATAACGAAATATATTCATGAATCAGATGCATGGAGTGGTGAGGGAGCACAACGAGTTGCCAAAGGATTTCCGATTATTCGTTATGCAGAAATTCTATTATCTTATGCTGAAGCATTAAATAATCTAGGCAATACTTCTTTCACAGTTGTTCTTCCTGACGATTTCGAATATACAGCATATCGAAATCTTGATGAGATAGCAAAATCATTTAATCGAGTTCGTTATAGAGCTGGGCTTCCAGGACTGACGAATGAAGAATTGGAAGACCCAGTTAAAGTGCAAGAACAGATTATAGACGAACGCATGATAGAATTCTTATTTGAGAATCGCAGATACTATGATGTTCGTAGATGGGGAATATATGAAGAGGTGGAAACTGAGCCTATCACGGGGATGGATATAGAATCTGCTGAGCCGGAATATTACAATAGAGTTATAGTGAATCATTCACGTGTGCGAAACAGAGTTATTAATAAAAAGATGATTTTTCTGCCTATTTCTAGGACAGAGATAAGAAGAGTTAAAGATTTGGATCAAAATCCAGGATGGGCAAACTAA